GGCGCGAACGGTGGCATCGCAAAGACCGCGGTTGTAGGCTGCGCCCATCGTGAGATCGTCGGTGACGAGCAGGCCCTGGTAGCCCCATTCGCCTCGAATTACCCGCTGCACGATTTTGCGCGAGAAAGAGACCGGATATTCGGCGTCGAACTCTACAAGGATGACATGGCCCAGCATGATCGCGGCATCCGAATGTTTCGACACGTCTTGAAACGGCTTCCAGTCGTGCGCCGCGAGCTGGGCGACCGGCGTGCGCAGTTCGGCGGCGAAATGATGGGTGTCCTCGGCTACACCGCCCAGGCCGGGAAAATGCTTCAGCGTGCCGCGAACGCCTGCGGATTCAAGGCCCAGCTCGTAAGCGAGCGCCACCTGCGCAGTGATGGCGGGGTCGGCCGAGATCGCGCGTTCGTCGATGCGGGTGTGAAAGTCCCAGCGGCCCGGTGCGCGGCCGGGGCGCAGGTCGACCACCGGGCTGAAATTGAGCGTGATGCCTAAAGCGGCGAGCGCCCTGCCCTGTTGCGCACCGTAGGCACGGGCGCGTTGCGCGAGTTCGTTGTCGAGCACGTCGGCGTCGAGCAGCGAGGCGAGTGAGGGCTGGCGTTCGACCAGCGGCGAGAGGCGCGAGACCGAGCCGCCTTCCTGGTCGGTTGCGACGATCAGCGATGGCAGGCCAGCTTCGCGGCGCAATGCTTGCAGGCCTTCGATCTCATTGCGCAGTTCAGCGGCCGTGCGGCCCTTTACATTGCGGCCGGTTACGAAGATTCCGCCGATCAGGCCCTTTCGGGCCAGCTCGCGCAGGTTTTTTGCATCGTCATACCCGACGATGAAATGCGCGCCCAGTGTCTGGGCAAGCGGGCCCTCCGATGCATTCACTTCGGCCCGGTGCTGGTGCGAGGCCGCCTCATTGCACAGGGCAGTCAGCAAGGCCGCGAATGCCAGGCCCAGAGCGACCGGGCGCAAGTTGCCCCGTGCAAACCTCCAGGCGATGGTGATGCTGGCCACCAGTATCGCCAACAGCAAGGGCAGTTCCCACGCCCGCATGAAGCGCAAGTGCGGGTCCTTCAGGTGCCAGGCCCAGAACCACAGCGTGGCCAGGGTCAGCCAGCCCGATGCACTCGCGATGACCCGCAGCAGTCTCATGCCGCCTGCGCTTCCGGTGCCGGTTCCACGCGTCGTGAGAGCGCATACCAGTCGACCTTGCGCGTCACCAGCATCAGCGTGGCCAGCATGCCGAAGATCAGCAGCGCGCCGAGCAGCAGTGCGTTGCTCTCGGAAGCCAGCAGGCCGTAGAGCGCGCCATAGAGCAGCGCCGCGAAGGCGCCGAAGGACAGGCCGCGCCGCCAGCCTCCCAGCACCGCGCTGAAGTACACGGCCAGCAGCGCAACGCTCGCCGTGGCAGCGCCCGCATACGCCATCCAGAACGCGAACTTCTCCGACAGCGCAAGCAGCAGCAGGAAGAACAGCGCGATCGACAGGCCGACCAGGCCGTACTGGATCGGATGCAGGCGCAGCTTGCGGAACAGTTCGAACATGAAGGCGGCCATCAGCACCAGCCCGATGAACAGCGCGCCGTACTTGCCGGCGCGCGTGCTCATCGAATAGACGTTGATGGGCTGCGCGAGCGACACGTCGAAGGTCTGCAGCGAGCCCGTGTTCTGACGTGCCTGGGTGGTAGCTGCTTCAGCGGCGTTGCTGCGACCTGAGAGACCCGCGCGAACCTGCTCGCGCGCCGAAGTCACGAGCGAAGACACGCGCCAGTGCGCGTCGAAGCCCTGCGGCGTCACGCTGCGCTCGGCCGCGAGAAAGCGGCCGCCGAAGCTGGGGTGTGCCCAGGGCGAGGTCAGGTGCGCGGTCGTTTCCTCGGCGATGGGCGCGACGGAGAGCGTGTCCTGCCCGACCAGGCCGAGCTTCATTTCGAACGCGACCGGCGTGTTGGCCTGCCATGCATTGAGCGCTGCGCCGGTGAGCGGCGCGTGGATGCCGTCTGCAAACCATGCACCGTCGGCCAGGCCCGGCACGCGCTGCTTGAAGCGCAGTGCCTCGCCGCTCATCGTCATCGCGGGCGAGCCGTCGAGGCCGCGCAGGTCGCTCACGTTGAAGGCGATGAAGGGCGCCTTGAATTCGATGCTCGAGTCGGACTCGCTGTGCGGCACGGCCTTCGGGTCGAAGGCCGTGAAGCCGCCAGTGAGCGTGGCGTTGAGCGTGTAGAACGGAATCTTGAAGATGCCGCGGTAGCGCTCCTGCGGCGCCATCGTGCCTTCGATGTGCAGCTTCTCAGGAAACACCACGTGGGCCATTTCCTTGCTGCGCGGCTCCTGGCCGATCACTTTGCCCTGCGCGTCGCGCAGCGGCTCCATCCAGCGCTCCACATACGGCACCAACAGCAGCGGCCCGACCATCGTCTGGCGGCCCGCGTAGGTGGCGGCGAGCTCGTCGGCCGCTTCGCGCTGGCTCTCGCCGCGGGCGCGGTTGATCGAGTCGATCTCGCCCAGCGGAATGCACAGGAGCAACAGCAGGAAGAACAGGCCGGCGACCTTGGCCAGCACCGAACTCTGAAGGGCCTTCAACAACTGAAGCATGGTTTTCTCTCCTCGTCTGTAGCGAAGCCGCGATGCTCGCCGCGCGATCCGAAGGCCGTGTGAAGCGTGCGCGCCGCTTCGCTTCACACAGACTTCACAGAGCCAGGCACGGGTGTTTCCGACTTCAAGAAGCCTTCCAACTGCCTTCTCGTGTGGTGCCGACAGTTGCGGCTGTGCAAGTTCGCACGGACAAGGACCCCCGCCATGGATGCCCACATCACCACCCCACGTCCCGGCCGCTGGCTCTGGCTCGCCACCGTGAGCCTGGCGACTGCGGGCTTCATTGCCATGGGCGTGCGCCCGGCGCATGCGCAGGAAGCGCCCGCCGGCCCGCGCCTGAAGACCGAGAGCCCGTATTTCTTCGTGAAGAGCGACGATCCATCGGTCGACCGCCTGCCGCTGAAGGGCACCGAGGTCTCGGTGAAGATCTCGGGCGTGATCGCCGACGTGACGGTCACGCAGACCTACCGCAACGAAGGCCAGCGCGCCATCGAAGCGAAGTACGTTTTCCCCGGCTCGACCAAGGCCGCCGTGAGCGGCCTCAACGTGCGCCTGGCCGACCGGCTCATCACCGCGCAGATCCGCGAGAAGCAGCAGGCGCAGATCGAATACGACGCCGCCAAGAAGGAAGGCAAGACCGCCGCGCTGCTCGAGCAGCACCTGCCCAATGTGTTCCAGATGAATGTCGCCAACATCATGCCGGGCGACGACGTGAAGGTGGAGCTGCGCTACACCGAGCTGCTGGTGCCGCAGTCGGGCAACTACCAGTTCGTGTTCCCGACCGTGGTCGGGCCGCGCTACAACTCGCCGCAATCGGAGAACGCGCAAGCCAAATGGGTCGCTCAGCCCACGTTGCCCGCGGGCGTGGCGCCGAGCACCAGCTTCAGGCTCAAGGCCAGCATCGACACGCCGATGGGCATCAAGGAAATCCGCTCGGCCACGCACACCATCGACGTGAAGAAGAGCGACGAAGACCAGCACGCCGACATCGCGCTCAAGGCCGACGGCCGCTCCGCCGACAACCGCGACTTCGTGCTCGACTACCGTCTGGCTGGCGAGAAGATCGAGTCGGGCCTGATGCTCTACAAGGGCCAGGGCGAGAACGCGGAGAACTTCTTCCTCGCGATGGTCGAGCCGCCCAAGGCCGTGGCCGCCAGCGCCATCTCGCCGCGCGACTACATCTTCGTGGTCGACATCTCTGGTTCGATGCACGGCTTTCCGCTCGACACCGCGAAGACGGTGCTCGAACGCCTGATCGGTGGCCTGCGCCCCAGCGACACCTTCAACGTGCTGCTGTTCTCCGGCAGCAACAAGATGCTCTCGCCCAAGTCGGTGCCGGCCACGCGCGCCAACATCGAGCAGGCGCTTGCCACCATCCAGAACTACAGCGGCAGCGGCAGCACCGAACTCATTCCCGCGCTGAAGCGCGCGTACGCCGAGCCCAAGGAAGAGAACGTGTCGCGCTCGGTGGTGGTGGTGACCGACGGCTACGTGACGGTCGAGCGCGAAGCCTTCGAGCTTGTGCGCAACAACCTCTCGAAGGCCAATGTGTTCGCCTTCGGCATCGGTTCGTCGGTCAATCGCAGCCTGATGGAAGGCATTGCACGCGCCGGCATGGGCGAGCCCTTCATCATCACCGACCCGGTGCAGGCCCCCGAGCAGGCCGCGCGCTTTCGCCGCATGGTCGAGTCGCCGGTGCTCACCAGCGTGAAGGCCACCTTTGGCGGGCTCGATGTGTACGACGTGGAACCGCAGGCCCTGCCCGACGTGCTCGGCGAACGCCCGGTGATCGTGTTCGGCAAATGGCGTGGCGAAGCGAAAGGCCGCGTGATCATCGAAGGCCAGAGCGCCAGCGGCCCGTACCGCCAGGAAGTGCGCATCGACGATCGCACCCGCCAGGACACCGCCGCGCTGCGCACGCTGTGGGCCCGCCACCGCATCCAGAGCCTGAGCGACCAGGAAACGCTGGAAGGCGGCACGGCTTTCAAGGAACGCATTACCGAGCTCGGCCTGAAGTACAGCCTGCTCACGCAGTACACGAGCTTCATTGCCGTCGACAAGGTGGTGCGCAACGTGGCACCGCAAGACAGCGTGGGCGTGAACCAGCCGCTGCCGATGCCGCAGGGCGTGAGCAATCTCGCGCTAGGCGCCGAAGTGCCGAGCACGCCCGAACCCGAATCGCTCGGCGCCATCGCCGTCGTGCTGTCGATGCTCGCGATGCTGCGCCGCCGCGCGCGCCGCAACGACGCACGTCGTTTCACTGCCTGAACAAAACAAAAAGAGAGAAGAAAAATGTCTTTGGCAACGCTCGCCCACCGCCACCCGCGCATCGTGGACTGGGGCATCCACATCGACCGCACGCCGGCCGCCGGCTGGCTCGGGTTGCAGTTTCTTGCGCTGATGCCGACCTGGGTCTGGATGGTGCAGCGCATGCGCGACGGCTCCGACGATCCAATGGGCCTGCTGGCATTGGTCGCGCTCGCGGCACTGACCTGGAACCGCCGGCGCGAACTGCGTGCCTCGCCGCGACTGGGCTGGCTCGCGCTGGCTGGCGCGGGCACCGTGCTCGCGACGCTGCTGCGCACGGGGCTCGGCTTCGTGCCCGCGCTGCCGCCGCTTGCGGCCGGGCTGGTGGCCGTGCTGGCGCTGGCTTGCGGGCTGCTGGCTTTCCTGCCGCGCCGCGTGGCGGCGTTTCCGGTGGCCGGCCTTGCGGTGCTGGCGCTGCCGCTGCTGTCGTCGCTGCAGTTCTATGCCGGCTATCCGCTGCGCGTGCTGACGGCCGAAGTCAGCCGTTGGCTGCTGGCACCGGGTTTCGACGTGGCGCGCGAAGGCACGAGCCTGATGATCGACGGCCGGCTGGTGATCGTCGATGCGCCCTGCTCGGGCGTGCAGATGGTGTGGCTCGGCTACTTCACGGCCTGTGCCGTCGCGCTGTGGGCGCGCCGCAGCGACCGCGCCTTCATGCGCCGCCTGCCGATGGTCGGTCTCTTCGTGCTGGCCGGGAACATCGTGCGCAACAGCGTGCTGATTGCCTTCGAAGGCGCTGGCCATCCGCTTGCGCCGTGGGCGCACAACGCGTTGGGCCTGCTGGTGCTGGCCGTGGTGTGCGGTGCCATCGCCCGCCTCATGGTGCCGGCCCGGTCCGAACCCCAAGCTGCCGAACACCCCATTCCAGGCCTGATCACCACCCAAGGAAGCCGCCATGTCGACACCGTTCTTTGAGCGCTGGTTTGCAAACCATTTCATCAACCGCATCGGCCACAAGACAGCCTTTGCGCTGGCGATGGTGCTGTGCGTGCTGTGGTCGGCAACCGCGGCTGTGCGCGCACCGGCCGAACCGGTCGCTGCAGTGATGTCGCACGAATGGCCTGGCGAGTGGGATGGAGTTCCGTTGCGCCCGCTGGCCCTGAGCGACGTGGAGCAGCGCTTTGCCGACCGCTTCCCCGGCGCCATCGGCCGCATGACCGACGGCACTCAGACCCTGGTGATGCGCGAGGTGGCGCAACCCACGCGCATGCTGCACCCGGCGACGGACTGCTACCGCGCGCTGGGCTACCGCATCGAACAGGCGCGCCTGGAACGCGACGCGCAGGAGCGCATGTGGCGCTGTTTTGTTGCGCAACGGCACGGTGCACAAAAAATCCGCGTTTGCGAGCGCATCGTCGATGCCCGGGGCACGGCTTTCACAGACACTTCAAGCTGGTACTGGGCAGCGGCCAGCGGCCAATCCCATGGGCCGTGGCAAGCTGTCGCGGTAGCAAAACCGATCTGACGATCCGAGAACGTGCCTTGAAGAAGATCCTGCGATTCGTGCTCTACGGCCTGCTGGCCTTGGTCATTACGGCGTGTGTAGCTATCTTTTTGATAGTCAAGCTGGCGCTCGCGCCGGCTGCGGGTGAGTGGAGCACCACGGTGAAGACGGGGCCGCTGAATTTCGAGATCGGCATTCCGACCGCAGTGCGCGTGGCCACCTCGTCGTGGTTCGCGCCCTACCTCGACGGTCGTTCGCTCGACACCAGCTTCGGCACCGTGCGCTTCGCCTGGAAGCCGGCCGGCGATCTGCTCGAAATGCAGTGCGCCCCCTGCAGCGCCGAGGTTCCGGCGCTCGGCACCCAGCCGATCCGGGTCGAGCGCCTGATCGCCACCGTGAAGCGCGACGGCAACACGCTCAACGGCACCTTCGAAGCCACGCCCCAGGGCACTGACACCACCCGGCTGCAAGGCAACTGGGACGGCAGGCTCACGCCGAAGAACATCCATCTGAATGCCAGCGTGCAGGACGCGCCCATCGCGCGCTGGTACGCGGTGCTGGTGCCCACCCTGCCCGAGCTGCAGCGCGCACGCATCGGCGGCACGCTGGCGCTGCGCGGCCAGCTCGTGCTGCCCGAGGCCACTTTTGCGGTGCAGCCCGTCATCAGCCAGTTCACCGTCGAGGGGCTGGGCACCGAGGCCATGCTCAACGCGCGCACCAGCTGCGGCCCCTCGGCCAAGCTGGCCAACGACAGCTGGCTGGCGCGCGCCGTCATCGCCGCCGAAGACCAGCGCTTCTTCACCCACAGCGGCTACGACCTGACCGAGATCCTCGCGTCGATCGACAACAACCAGAAGCCAGGCCAGATCCGGCGCGGCGGCAGCACGCTCACGCAGCAGCTGGCCAAGCTGCTGGTGACTGGCAGCGACCGCACGGCCGAGCGCAAGCTGCGCGAGCTGCTCTACGCGGTCGAGATGGAGCAGACGCTGGGCAAGGCCCGCATCCTGCAGCTGTACCTGGACAACGCGCCCTGGGGCGGCAACATCTGCGGCGCCGAAGCCGCGGCGCGGCGCTACTTCAAGCGCAGCGCACGCACGCTCGAACCGGCGCAGGCCGTGTGGCTTGCCGCCATGCTGCACAAGCCGCAGGCCGTGCTCGAGCAATGGCGGCGCGACGGCCACATCGACGCCGACCGCATCAAGTGGGTTGCCGAGGGCATCCGCGGTATCAGCCGGAACCAGCGCGAAGCGCTGCTCAAGGGCGTGGCCGCGGCGAAGTTCACGGCGCCGGAGGCCACGCCATGAACACCATGACACTGAACGTCACCGACATCGAAGCCATCGAGCGCGCCACCATCGCGGCCGTGTCGCCCGACCTGACCGAGGAGCTCGACGGCTGGCTGCTGCCCTTTGCCGGCGGCACCGTGAAGCGCGCCAGATCAGCCGTGCCGCTGCACCGCAGCGCGGTCGATCACGCAACGCTCGACCGCATCGAAGACCGCTACGACAGCCGCCAGGTCGTGCCCGCGCTGCGGCTGGCCGACGCACCCTGCTTCGACGGGCTGCGCGCCGAGCTGGAGCGGCGGCACTACATCGGCGACAGCCCGACCTGCGTGCAGATCGGGTCGGTGCAGCGCATGCGGCAGGTGGTCGCGCCAGGCGGTGCATTGGCCGATGTCGACCGCGCGCCCGACGACGCGTGGTCGGCGCTGTTCCTCGGCGAGGGCTTCGATCCGGTGGACGGCGCCCATCGCGTGCGGATGCTGTCGCGGGCCAAGGGCACGCTCTATGCCAGCGTGCGCGAAGGCGGCCGCACGCTGGCGGCCGGCGCGATGGCGTTCGGGCATGGCTGGGCCAGCGTGCACGGCATGCGCACCGATCAGGCGCAGCGCGGGCGCGGCCTTGCGGGGCGCGTGCTCGCCGGGCTGGCGCAGGCCGCGTCTGCGCGCGGCTTCGAGCGGGTGTTCCTGCAGGTCGATGCGCACAACCACCCGGCGCTGTCGCTCTACCGCCGGGCGGGCTTCGAGACGCATTGGAAGTACAACTACTGGCAGCGCCAGCAGTGGCCTTGACGGGGCGGGTGGCGCGGCAGGCGCGTTAGTGCCACCATGGACGCATGATGAATGCCAACCACCACGCCAACCACCCTACCGATCCCGTCGCCACACCGCGCGGCATCGACCACATCGTGGCCGGTGTTTCCACCAGCGACGGCGACGGCGTGAAACTCACCCGCGTGCTGCAGCAGCCCCTGCAGAAGCGGCTCGACCCCTACCTGATGCTCGACGCCTTCGGCAGCGACAACCCGGGCGACTACATCGGCGGCTTTCCCAACCATCCGCACCGCGGCTTCGAGACAGTCACGTACATGATCGCGGGCCGTATGCGCCATCGCGACAGCGAGGGCCACGAAGGACTGCTGGAGAACGGCGGCGTGCAGTGGATGACCGCCGGCCGCGGCCTCGTGCACAGCGAGCTGCCCGAGCAGGAGGAAGGCCTGATGGAAGGCTTTCAGCTGTGGCTCAACCTGCCGGCCAAAGACAAGATGCGCGAGCCCTGGTATCGCGACGTCCAGAGCGAAGAAATTCCCGAGTTCACTACCGCTGGCGGCGCACACGTGCGCGTGATCGCTGGCGCGAGTCACGGCATCGAGGGCGCGGTGCGGCGCGAGCACACCGAGCCGCTGTACCTCGACATCACGCTGCCGCCGGGCGCCGAGTTCGCGCAGCCGCTGCCGGACGATCACAACGCGCTGGTCTACGTGTTCCGCGAATCGCTGTGGATCGCGGGCAGCGAAATCCCGACGCGGCGCATGGCGATCCTGGCCAACGACGCGGGCAGCGACGGCGTGGTGCTGCGCGCCGGCGCAACCAACCACAGCCCGGCGCGCGCGCTGCTCATCGCCGGCAAGCCGCTGCACGAGCCCATCGTGCAATACGGGCCCTTCGTGATGAACACGCAGGAGCAGGTCAAGCAAGCCGTGCACGATTTCCAGAACGGCAAGCTGGGCTGATCGGGCCTGTAGTCGCCCACCTACCGAAAGTCGGCATCGGGCACGGGTCCGGCCGCAGCAGGAGCCGCCTAGATTGCGGACATGCCCTCCACGATCCGGAAAGGACAGGCGCCCGACACGCTGCAGCGCGCCCAGTTCCACGAACGCTTCATGCAGCCCTTCCAGGACCCGGCTTTCCAGGCCGAGACAGATTCGCTGCGGCGCATCGAGCTGATCGCATGGGAGGCCTATCAGCAAGGCCGCAAGGCGCCCGTCACCCGCAAGGCCGGGCCCGGCTACGCGGACCCCGAATACGAACTTTCTGTCGACTGGCTCGAAGCGAAGGCGCGCATCGACGCAGCGCAGGCTGCGTGGAGCCAGCCGCAGACGCCTTCGCGCGTGCTGCTGGTGAACGGCTCGCCGCGCAATGACGGCACCTGCCCCGGCGAAGTCTCCAAGACCTGGCGCCTGGCCGAACTCGCGCGCGAAGTGCTGGACGGCAACGGCATCGAAACCGACCTGCTCGACTTGAGCCTGGTCACCTCCGAATACGGCCTGCAGATCCACCCCTGCAAGGGCTGCGCCTCCACCGCCATGCCGCTGTGCCACTGGCCCTGCAGCTGCTACCCGAACCATTCGCTGCGCCAGACCGGCGACTGGATGAACGAGATCTACGAACGCTGGGTGTCCGCTCACGGCGTGATCCTGCTCACGCCCACGCACTGGTACCAGGCCACGAGCCCGCTGAAGCTCATGATCGACCGCCTGGTCTGTGCCGACGGCGGCAACCCCGACCCCACCAGCACGCACGGCAAGAAACCCGACGAAGCCAAGGCGCTGGAACTGGAAGGCTGGGGCTACCCCAAGCATCTCGACGGCCGCGTCTACGGCGTGGTGGTGCACGGCGACGTGGCCGGCGTCGAGGGCCTGCGGCGCAACCTCTGCGACTGGCTCGACTGGATGGGCCTGGTCGACGCCGGCACGCAGGCGCGGCTCGATCGTTACATCGGCTACTACGAGCCCTACGCCACCAGCCACGACGCGCTCGATGCCGACGCCGACGTGCAGGAAGAAGTGCGCAACGTGGCGCGCGCCGTCGTGCGGGCCGTCGGCGACCTGCGCGCCGGCAAGCTGCAGGTGCCCGATCGCGGGCTGAAGCGGCCGCGGCCCAAGTAGGGCGAGTAGGCTGAGTGATCCAGGAAAAAAGTCACGCTGCGCGGCTGCTCCAGCGGTCGCGGTTCATCATTCTTTACGCAAGCTCACGCAGGGCTAACTGGCGCGACACAGAGCTCTTCCACACTTCGTCTCACCTGCTGCCCATCGGTGGCGGGCTTCTTCGAAAGGAAGCAACTCTCATGATTTCTCTTCGCCAACGCATCGTCTGGGCCAGCCTGCTGGGTTCGGCCGCCCTCGCCTCTTCGGGCGCCTTCGCTCAAGCGCCGGCAGCCGCTCCAGCCGCACCCGCCGCCGCGGTGGCCCAGGCCGACAGCGCCGCCGCGCCCAAGGCGCAGCACAAGCGCATGGACCCCGCCAAGCGCATGGAGCGCATGCAGGAGCACCGCGCCAAGCGTCTTGCCGCCCTGAAGGAAAAGCTCAAGCTCACCTCGGCACAGGAAGGCGCATGGAGCTCCTTCACCACCGCGACGCAGCCGCCCGCCGGCCCGCGCCCGCACATGGATCGCGCCGAGTTCGCCAAGCTGACCACGCCGGAGCGCCTGGAACGCATGCAGACTCGCCAGGCCGAGCGCAGCGCGATGTTCGCCAAGCGTGCCGACGCCACGAAGACCTTCTATGCCGCGCTGACGCCCGAGCAGCAGAAGACCTTCGACACCGAAACCGCGCATTTCGGCGGCCCCCGTGGCCACGATGGCCATCGTGGTCATGACGGCCACCGCGGTGCGCCGGCGCCCGCCAAGGGCTGACCCCCGCTGCGACGCGCCGGTGACGGCGCTGTCGAAGAAAAAGCCCGCAACGCTTTCGCGCTGCGGGCTTTTTCATTGACGGGCGGCCTTGTCAATTAATCCGGCGTGCCGGTGCCGGCCTTGTCCGTCGGGTTGGTCACCACGTTCGGGCGTTCGCCCTTCTGGCCGAACTGCGGCTTGACCTTGCGCCCGGTCTGGCTGACCTCTGCGCGCGACATCTCGCCGGTCGGCTGCGGCATGGCGTTGGGTTGGTGGTTGATCATGGTGGTTGCCTCACCCTTGGGCACCATCGTGGTGGCGTTGCTGCGGTTCTGCGCGCGGGCCTCGGCCTTCACCGCCTCGCGCGATGCGGGCATCGAGTTGTCGGGGCGCTGCGGCGGGTTGGCGACGCCGGCCGGCGTCATGGTGCTGGCCTCGCCGCCCACCGATGCATCGGGCTGGGCGGGAATGGACGTGGTCTGGGCCAGGGCGATGCCTGCCGTGCCCAGCAGCGCGGCGAGAACCGTGGCGCGAAAAGTGACTTGCTTCATGACTTGCTCCTTGTGGCTTGTGTCGGTGTCGATGGATGAAAACGCGGGCTGCTTTTCTCAAGCCCTGAATTCACCGTAGGAGCGGTGAAATCCCCGTCGTGTGGGGGTGCGGCAGGCCTGCCTGTAGGAGCCGGCCGCCATGGGGAGCCCGCCGCCGCGCAGCGAATGGGGCGAATGGGGCCGAAGAAGGTGGCGCGTTCCTACAGTCAGCGCGCGCGGGGCCACGTACAACCCGCACAACGATGTCTTCTTCGCCTATTCCCGACGCCGCGGCGGCCGCGCCAGTCTTGCCGACCTCGCTCAAGGTCATGACGGTGAACACCCACAAGGGCTTCACCGCGCTCAATCGCAAATTCATCCTGCCCGAGTTGCGCGATGCCGTGCGCACCGTGGGGGCCGACGTCGTGTTCCTGCAGGAAGTGCTGGGCACCCACTCGCGCCATTCGCGCAGGGTGAACAACTGGCCCGAGGCGCCGCACTACGAATTTCTGGCCGACACCATGTGGCCGCAGTTCGCCTATGGGCGCAACGCGGTGTACCCGAAAGGCCACCACGGCAACGCGGTGCTCTCGAAATTCCCGATCGTGCATTTCCGCAACCACGACGTGTCGGTGAGCGGCCCCGAGAAGCGCGGCCTGCTGCACTGCGTGCTGCGGCTGCCGGGACGTGTCGTCGACGTGCACGTGATCTGTGCGCACCTCGGGTTGGCCGAGGGGCACCGAGAGCAGCAACTGGAGCTGCTGTGCCACATCGTGCGCGACGAGGTGCCGTCCGATGCGCCGTTGATCGTGGCGGGCGACTTCAACGACTGGCGCGGCCGCGCGCACGACATCCTGGAAAAAGGCGCCGCGCTGCGCGAGGTGTTCGTGCATGCCAACGGCCGCGCGGCCAGGACCTTTCCGGCGCGCTTTCCGGTGCTGCAGCTGGACCGCATCTACGTGCGCAATGCCGGCGTGCACGCGCCCGTGGTGCTGCCGCGCCGGCCGTGGTCGCACCTGTCGGACCACGCCCCGCTGGTGGCGGACATCGACCTGTGAGCGGGCAAGCCATGAGCAACAACAACAACCACTGGATTGGCGGCAACCGCATCGAGCTGCTGGAGAACGGCGAGGAGTTCTTTCCGCGCGTGTTCGACGCCATCAGGCAGGCGCGGCGCGAGGTGATCGTCGAGACCTTCATCCTGTTCGAGGACAAGGTCGGCCTGCAGCTTCATGCCGCCATGCGCGAAGCGGCGCAGCGCGGCGTGAAGATCGATGTGCTGATCGACGGCTTCGGCTCGCCCGATCTCTCGCGCGAGTTCATCGAGGGCCTGACATCGGCCGGCGTGAAGGTGCGGGTGTTCGACCCGGGGCAGCGCTTCATGGGCCAGCGGCTCAATGTGTTTCGCCGCATGCACCGCAAGATCGTGGTGATCGACGGCGAGCGCGCCTTCGTCGGCGGCATCAACTACTCGGCGGACCACATGCTCGACTTCGGTCCCAAGGCCAAGCAGGACTACGCGGTCGAGCTCGCGGGGCCGATCGTGGCGGATATCCACCAGTTCGTACTGCGCGCCATCGCGCTCGGCGGCAAGGGCGCGGGCTGGTTCCGCCGCCGGCTGAAGCAGGCGCCGCGCGCCGGGCAAGTGCACGCCGGCGAGGCCGAAGCCATGTTCGTCACGCGCGACAACCGGCGCCACACCAA
This is a stretch of genomic DNA from Variovorax paradoxus. It encodes these proteins:
- a CDS encoding endonuclease/exonuclease/phosphatase family protein encodes the protein MSSSPIPDAAAAAPVLPTSLKVMTVNTHKGFTALNRKFILPELRDAVRTVGADVVFLQEVLGTHSRHSRRVNNWPEAPHYEFLADTMWPQFAYGRNAVYPKGHHGNAVLSKFPIVHFRNHDVSVSGPEKRGLLHCVLRLPGRVVDVHVICAHLGLAEGHREQQLELLCHIVRDEVPSDAPLIVAGDFNDWRGRAHDILEKGAALREVFVHANGRAARTFPARFPVLQLDRIYVRNAGVHAPVVLPRRPWSHLSDHAPLVADIDL
- a CDS encoding Spy/CpxP family protein refolding chaperone, with product MISLRQRIVWASLLGSAALASSGAFAQAPAAAPAAPAAAVAQADSAAAPKAQHKRMDPAKRMERMQEHRAKRLAALKEKLKLTSAQEGAWSSFTTATQPPAGPRPHMDRAEFAKLTTPERLERMQTRQAERSAMFAKRADATKTFYAALTPEQQKTFDTETAHFGGPRGHDGHRGHDGHRGAPAPAKG
- a CDS encoding serine/threonine protein kinase, whose translation is MKQVTFRATVLAALLGTAGIALAQTTSIPAQPDASVGGEASTMTPAGVANPPQRPDNSMPASREAVKAEARAQNRSNATTMVPKGEATTMINHQPNAMPQPTGEMSRAEVSQTGRKVKPQFGQKGERPNVVTNPTDKAGTGTPD
- a CDS encoding GNAT family N-acetyltransferase → MNTMTLNVTDIEAIERATIAAVSPDLTEELDGWLLPFAGGTVKRARSAVPLHRSAVDHATLDRIEDRYDSRQVVPALRLADAPCFDGLRAELERRHYIGDSPTCVQIGSVQRMRQVVAPGGALADVDRAPDDAWSALFLGEGFDPVDGAHRVRMLSRAKGTLYASVREGGRTLAAGAMAFGHGWASVHGMRTDQAQRGRGLAGRVLAGLAQAASARGFERVFLQVDAHNHPALSLYRRAGFETHWKYNYWQRQQWP
- the clsB gene encoding cardiolipin synthase ClsB, producing MSNNNNHWIGGNRIELLENGEEFFPRVFDAIRQARREVIVETFILFEDKVGLQLHAAMREAAQRGVKIDVLIDGFGSPDLSREFIEGLTSAGVKVRVFDPGQRFMGQRLNVFRRMHRKIVVIDGERAFVGGINYSADHMLDFGPKAKQDYAVELAGPIVADIHQFVLRAIALGGKGAGWFRRRLKQAPRAGQVHAGEAEAMFVTRDNRRHTNDIERHYRAAIRTARERIVIANAYFFPGYRFIKELRRAARRGVDVRLILQGEPDMPIVKTAASMLYHHLLHAGVRIYEYCDRPLHGKVALMDDKWSTVGSSNLDPLSLSLNLEANVIVRDEAFNKVLWERMDQLMQHSCKQVEATDLASEWSGWRLVRSFFVFHILRWYPALLGRLPRHVPRLTPAEATDLASRRDTGRSNPAGGATQTETA
- a CDS encoding pirin family protein, which codes for MMNANHHANHPTDPVATPRGIDHIVAGVSTSDGDGVKLTRVLQQPLQKRLDPYLMLDAFGSDNPGDYIGGFPNHPHRGFETVTYMIAGRMRHRDSEGHEGLLENGGVQWMTAGRGLVHSELPEQEEGLMEGFQLWLNLPAKDKMREPWYRDVQSEEIPEFTTAGGAHVRVIAGASHGIEGAVRREHTEPLYLDITLPPGAEFAQPLPDDHNALVYVFRESLWIAGSEIPTRRMAILANDAGSDGVVLRAGATNHSPARALLIAGKPLHEPIVQYGPFVMNTQEQVKQAVHDFQNGKLG
- a CDS encoding flavodoxin family protein, whose protein sequence is MPSTIRKGQAPDTLQRAQFHERFMQPFQDPAFQAETDSLRRIELIAWEAYQQGRKAPVTRKAGPGYADPEYELSVDWLEAKARIDAAQAAWSQPQTPSRVLLVNGSPRNDGTCPGEVSKTWRLAELAREVLDGNGIETDLLDLSLVTSEYGLQIHPCKGCASTAMPLCHWPCSCYPNHSLRQTGDWMNEIYERWVSAHGVILLTPTHWYQATSPLKLMIDRLVCADGGNPDPTSTHGKKPDEAKALELEGWGYPKHLDGRVYGVVVHGDVAGVEGLRRNLCDWLDWMGLVDAGTQARLDRYIGYYEPYATSHDALDADADVQEEVRNVARAVVRAVGDLRAGKLQVPDRGLKRPRPK